ATCGATCCAAACAGTGCCATTATTGATGCCAAAACGGGCACATCAGGGGGGGGACGCCAAGCCAAAACCCATCTACTCCTAGCTGAGGCCAATGACAGTATTGGTCCTTATGGTGTGGCCCATCATCGTCATACTCCCGAAATTGAACAGGTGAGTAGTGATTTGGCTGGGCGAGAGGTGGTCGTCCAGTTCACGCCCCATTTAGCACCGATGACTCGGGGGATTTTGGCAACGGTCTATGCCACGATGCGGGACCCAGGACTGGTGCGGGAAGATTTGATTACGATCTTTAGCGCGTTTTATCGTAATTCGCCATGGGTGAAAGTCTTACCTAGTAGTACCTATCCCTATACGAAATGGGCCTATGGCACGAACCTGTGCTATCTCGGCATAGAAGTTGATCAGCGAACCGGTCGTGTCATCGTGATTTCAGCCATTGATAATTTGATGAAGGGTCAAGCAGGGCAAGCTGTCCAATGCTTAAACCTGATGATGGGCTGGCCAGAAACCTTAGGATTGCCGGAACTAACGTTT
The Acaryochloris marina S15 genome window above contains:
- the argC gene encoding N-acetyl-gamma-glutamyl-phosphate reductase; translation: MGSQEDIPVGIIGASGYGGVQLTRLLLEHPHVQLAYLGGNSSAGRPFADLYPHLGFKQGLKVEAIDLDKIVERTQVVFLALPNGLAAEMAPTLVERGCKVLDLSADYRFTNLDTYEDWYGTKRQDRDLASTAVYGLPELYRQGITTAQLVGCPGCFPTASLLALAPLLKQGLIDPNSAIIDAKTGTSGGGRQAKTHLLLAEANDSIGPYGVAHHRHTPEIEQVSSDLAGREVVVQFTPHLAPMTRGILATVYATMRDPGLVREDLITIFSAFYRNSPWVKVLPSSTYPYTKWAYGTNLCYLGIEVDQRTGRVIVISAIDNLMKGQAGQAVQCLNLMMGWPETLGLPELTFYP